AGGGGTCCCGGTGTGGCTTAGGGGGTTGGGGGGACCGCCCCAGAGCTCTCTCTAGGCTGTAGGGTTCCTGGGGGGGCTTAGGGGGATCTGGGGCCCCCCAGCACTCTCTCCTGGCTGTAGTGGTAATGGGGGCACTTAGGGGATTCCTGGGggcaccccagccctctctcctggCTGTAGGCATCCcggggggggcttagggggtttggGGTACCTCCTAGCCCTCTCTGCGGGctgtaggggttctggggggccctCCAGCATTCTTTTAATGCTGTAAGGGTCTAAGAGGGGGCAGGCTgtgttgcgggggtggggggggtatcaggaggggaggagtcaagagtgggcagggcagcaggaggggaggagctaagagggggcggggctgggtatCAGGAGGGGCGGGGCTAAGAGGGCACGAGGCTGGGTATCTGGAGGGGAGGAGCCAAGAGGGGGCGGGACAGCAGAAGGGGAGGAGCTAAGAGCGGGCTCCCTGATTGGCTGGTGTCCGAGCAGGGGCGGGGCTAGTGCCAAATACAAATGGCTGTGGCCCGCAGGAGTCACAGCTTGTGGGGGACCCAAAAGAGAGCAGGAGGCTCGGTGGGGGGGCgtgaggtggggagagaagatggggcaCCAGgaggggacacagggagggggtgcgggaagggcaccgggagggaggaggagaggggaacagATGGGGgcactggagggggaggggaggagcccgAAAGCTGtggggggggccatggggggcagagagcagcaggttcACCCCCTAGCTCAGcttggggagtggagtggggggaagCCCATTTGCAGTCTCCTaactctcctccccccagcagcgagctctccccccctgccaccccccaacccctgtggTGGGCACCATGCTGTCCCAGCAGAGAGCCAGCCTGGCCGAGCCCCGCcgtgccagccccccagcccacgtGCGAGTGTGCGTCCGCCtgcgcccctgcagccagggggaccCCTGCATCCGCGGCCTGGATTCCCGCTCCCTGGAGATCATCTATTGGAGGAACAAGATGGAGACTCTACAGTACGAGTAAGTGGGGTGGGGTGTCCCCGGGTGGGGtgtctccagctgggggtgccccTGGGCTGAGCTCCTCCCTTGCCATCACAGGATGCCCTACCCTGTTCTCCAGGTTCGACACCTTCTATGGTGATCCAGCCACCCAGAATGACATCTACACCGGCTCCGTGCGGCCTGTCCTGTGCCACCTGCTGGAGGGGCAGAACGCCAGTGTGCTGGCCTATGGGCGCACCGGTGCTGGTGAGTgagggggaggctgagcccagaggcggggcggggggctgtggaAGTTGAGGAAGTGAtttcttgccccccaccccaggtaagACGCACACCATGCTGGGCAGCACTGAACAGCCAGGTGTGATCCCACGGGCGCTGCGGGATGTCCTGCAAATGACACGGGAGGCGAGCCGCTCACCCGGGGCTGAGGAGTGGGACTTCTCCGTCTCCATGTCCTACCTGGAGATCTACCAGGAGAAGGCAAGTATAGgagtggggaggacaggactaggggtgggggaagaattgtCCAGCCAGCTGCTGGACCCACTGTTGCAGATCCACAGGACGGGTACTAAGACCCCAGCTTTGGAGCAGTCTCGGAGTgcagcctgatttggggtgggttagtagggtcagcggaatttatccacttaatttagttttatttggtaattaattttctaattaattaataatattagtaataattaataggtaataatatgggtatggtttgccaatatgtgtgatcaaaAGATAAGAGTTCGTCttaaatcaggcttcacagaatttatacaaggagattcgggtatatgacaggaacttacactgagacaaaattagtctttaagaccttttatttaaaatcaatgaaacaataagtaaatgttaaaagcagtttgagattacaaagttacaaatatcacagttctatAAGAGATATACCTATGACAAATTTACCTTGTGCAATAGACACTTGGGTGTGGTTTCAcacttattttaaaaggaaataataaaaagacCGAGTATAAGTTTACCCCTCTAAACTAGATGCTTTTAAAAAGATAAAGCAGAAATTAGAttcctttatacttacagctgtgaaaagaaataccatcagtagttgacagccttCATAGGGGAGACAAGGTGAGACCATAAGGAAATAGCTGGATATATCGCCTACCATATGGTGTATCaacaccctttttatagggagaaatccttcctcctatgcccaaatttgtcctTCCCCCACGGAAAGGTTAGGGTACCATCCCTCATAGATATGCCTATGagtgacagatatgtacgcatctgtggtgtacttgttagatttgtgggcaaaaatccccacTTTCCACCCTTTCCTAGGTGAAAGGTCCCCagacatttgcgtaggtttgtattCTATtcttacttttctgagtaagggtcctaaaggttgctttcagcgtcacgcaGGAAGTTGGCCAGGGTGTCTGGCCTGGATGTCTGTAGGTGTCTTGCATTACAGctattgtaaataattctataatctatgcagcctacacacttttatcaaaaagacattttatacagaccaacagattgatcctcagggctacacgcccccctttgacggggtgaTTTACATCAAGAAACCCCATCACCTAGGATTCAAtatctgtggggccctttttagtttcatacctgggcaaattttggtatgtatctggaatgggcaccatgtgtatatatattcatctttatccccaggtggtgctcgtctgtgcatttgtttagttaattgtctgggtgtctgtctaggtctctgcctagtttttggcttggatttgttgcgtttatacagcatataacccaaaataaggaaattaattccaatcccaattccttggataattacCCACACTTTTAATCCGAAATTCTCTCTAGAAATTATTGCAGGCTCATTaccttcattcattaattgggtaacAACTTGTTGGGCTTCGTCCATAttattagtaatttgaatgaggtgagtctccTTACGAGTCATTAATGATTTCAGTTGTAACCCTAATGGTGAAATATAGGCCAAAAAGGTGGGTGTGCTTTaaatagttaaattctggtaatcagggttagactgaataatggtaatgttctcaaaagtagggataggggaaataacttgatttcctattacaGTGGGTTGCCTTGggataaaacagaaatttggctctgtgacaggacactccaagggaccatactggtacctcttttgattggtaaccacgcaaaattggttccttccagcataggtcaccctctctatcggagtcttccatgtggtcagcctcaccaggcatgacgatgatgaattctgtgctctctctccctgtagtccacacaaaacagtgtctgatTCAAACACATTACATCTACAGATATACTGAGgtcctttttcagaacaacaggccatctgtggtactTTCCAcgtctgagttggagtgtgatagactaccaggggaggtgcattaatgcgttccctgtagatgtcatcttcaAGGTGACATGgatagaatggatagcagccaattgcctgtacacatctttgtctgggtcaaacactggtaacgagaccgtgaatgaaaCATACTAAGACCGTGCCATTATACAATCTTTTGcaagagaacaactgtctcggttggggtgaggtgtcacagatcctatttctctcatagcacccactgacaaatgctggcatgcatccaaacaagtggatctttccttttccagcttttgaaaacatttaggacaataccaacttattagttgttcatccttaattaagtcagaaacttctcctaattttaaagatcgcaatgcatcagtaattgtgcttacaacatattccccatatgcagagcatataatttctttccccaagTGCTGATCccttttctgatcattgtttaaagcaattaactggTTAATTTTCTGTTGAGTTTCATTAAACAATTGGGTTATATCATGCATATCATAAACAGTAAATCGTTCTTCCTGTGCCAATCCCTTTATTCCCTGTAACATTGGATTGACTACTCGGTTAGCTTCCTCTTTTAACACATAATCTATATGCTTGCGGATTTTTCCAATATCCGCTTGGTTCCAAATTGACATTCCTGCACCAAATAGTCCTGTTAGGGATCCTAAACCTCCAAGGAGATTTAAGCTACGTTTTCTCCTAAGAGTTTGTGACTTAGGAACTTTATCATTCTTTAACAGAACAATATCTCGCACTCGTTGCTGATAGGCTACAATCCTATCCACAAGTCGTACTGAGAAAAAGGAAGCCACTCTAGTATGCTGACAATAGCTAAATTCTCCCAAGTACCAATTGGACAAATTTAGCACTGCAGGAATATGCATAAATTGAAATTGATTAATTACTTTCCCCATTATGGGTGTTGTGGTAAGACCACTAACAGGTCCTGGGTTTAACACTGGACAATTTACATCATTTGCATCCTCCCCCCTTAGAATTTTCATCTAAGGGccacatctttttccaaccactagagggtagtgcagttacttccaccaattgatattcaaacgtaacatcctccccccgaattcccttaacctgttgaatcgggttgaCGACCAGTTttggattaagtataatagtccgttccttctttgttggtatgttctgttgcttgggctcagacaactgagtACGATTGGatcgtctggtttcctggggttgcaatagttcagtttcagacttaagattttggcatagtcctacccttagagcaacaataagggtgtaataagtcaaaaatgtcaatgtcatggttgcaaactgctgggctccagtTGTTGCGATTTCatctgatcacttaagtcctgaggaggaagttgctcctgcgacctggacgatcgatacagctttaactggttagcatgataaatcttgtctccattatgctttcctcctgttattctGATTTTAtctactgctgaactgagtttatcaatgatttggaaaggtccaatccatcgattacacaacccatgttctggtgacttatatgacaataacattacttgatctcctacctcccaagtattctctctctggtttttgtcaaagtaagcctttgccttacgtctggattttcccaatttggcagctacctgcaagtgaatgtgatttaaatgtttttgcagattttgcaggtaggtatccatttttattccctctaattgagtgccactagcttgccaaattaaatgttctggtaacctcattgttcggcctgtcatcacttcaaaaggtgttttatcagtagatgcagccggtgttgccctcaatgccattaaaattaaaggcatgagggtgtcccagttatgtccattggcatcaaccagtttcctcaacatcacttttatagtccgattggttcgttccaccatcccagatgactgtggtctgtatgggatgtgtagtctctgcgggactcccatcaatttaagacaatccctaaagaactgtcctgtgaaatgtgatccctggtccgattctacctttgcagggatcccccagcgagagaagacttgttctaccaagaccttggcagtggcttttgcagtattggctttaagaggaaatgcctctatccactttgagaaaggatcgataatcaccaataaatattgtagaagcagcaaagaatcctgtggcaccttatagactaacagacgttttgcagcatgagctttcgtgggtgaatacccacttcttcggatgcaagtagtggaaatttccaggggcaggtttatataggcaagcaagaagcaagctagaaataacgaggttagttcaatcagggaggatgaggccctgttctagcagttgagtgaaaaccaagggaggagaaactggttctgtagttggctagccattcacagtctgtttaatcctgagctgatggtgtcaaatttgcagatgaactggagctcagcagtttctctttgaagtctggtcctgaagtttttttgctgcaggatggccaccttaagaccTGCTATtgtgtgaccagggaggttgaagtgttctcctacaggtttttgtatattgccattcctaatatctgatttgtgtccatttatccttttccttagagactgtccagtttggccgatgtacatagcagaggggcattgctggcatatgatggcatatattacattggtggacatgcaggtgaatgaaccggtgatggtgtggctgatctggttaggtcctgtgatggtgtcgctggtgtagatatgtgggcagcgttggcatcgaggtttgttgcatggattggttcctgagctagagttactatggtgcggtgtgcagttactggtgagaatatgcttcaggttggcaggttgtctgtgggcattTACatactaaattggtatgtaactagctcacaaaactgggggggggtgttgggaaaattcaggggggggtgtagggaaatcactggacccggccgaggggtccggtttgCTGTATCTaccagctctgttttagaccccgTTCCTGTCACCGCATAagcctctgtgttactggctggctgagagtctgactgtgcagtgggggggcaggaccctgtggcccccccaggaccccgccggggcaggctcgctgtgggaagcgcacggaggggcagaggatgctgaacgctccaaggtcagacccaggaggtgaagccgtgtgagtttcctgccctgcagacagtctgctccaagggggAGGAGGCTCCCCATAGttctgactggcttggtggggagcagttccagagcatcgcccggtgactccgtgacaaccaggcgtcctggttcccagccccccgccctccccactctaactactagaccccactcccctcccagagccaggacggaacccaggagtcctagctcctacccagctaaccctgccccctgctctgcagggcaGACCCCCGTTGGGCAGCAGGCCATGCCCAGTGGAGCCGAAGAGATCCTGGCCATACAGAGGAAGCAGGTGAGAGGGGCTGGGcacagggtgctggggggcagtagGGGTGGAAATGTGccggggggcagagtttgggggtggattgctgggcaggggggcagcaggggtggaAATGTGCCAGGGGGCAGAGTTGAGGGGTGGATTGCTgggtgcgggggcagcaggggcagcttgtggggcggggcagagctggggggcgtcACCGCCTGGCCCGTCTCCCCCTCACAGGGCCAGGCGGCCACAGGGGCCGAGAAccaggccccgggctgggagctgGTGACGCCCCCTGACCTGGTGGCGCGGAGCCGGGAGAACCTGCTGGAGCGGCTCAACGAGGGCGATGCCAAGGAGCTGCAGGCCCTGCGCGGCATTGGGGAGAAGAGAGCCCAGCGCATCCTGGCCTGGAGACAGAAGCACGGACCCTTCAGCCAGGTACTGCCTCCCTCctgtggggcgctggggggctggcctgtggggcactggggggctggcCCACAAGGCACTCATTCTGCCCCTCTCGCAGGTGGAGGACCTGCAGCAGGTGGAGGGGATGACAGCGGGACACGTGGCCTCTTTCCTGAAAGTGAGTGGGGGTGGTCTActgctgggggggctgtgtcAGTGTCATGTtgggctgggggtggtgcaggAGAGGTGGGGAAGCTGTGGGGGGCCAGGGGAGTAGGATGGAAGTGGTGGGGAGTGTGGTAGGGGATCAGTGGGGCTGGAAGCTGGgggactggtgg
This window of the Mauremys mutica isolate MM-2020 ecotype Southern unplaced genomic scaffold, ASM2049712v1 Super-Scaffold_328, whole genome shotgun sequence genome carries:
- the LOC123361557 gene encoding kinesin-like protein KIF22, with translation MLSQQRASLAEPRRASPPAHVRVCVRLRPCSQGDPCIRGLDSRSLEIIYWRNKMETLQYEFDTFYGDPATQNDIYTGSVRPVLCHLLEGQNASVLAYGRTGAGKTHTMLGSTEQPGVIPRALRDVLQMTREASRSPGAEEWDFSVSMSYLEIYQEKRLSSLADVHSRGAFSVLDPVPVTA
- the LOC123361584 gene encoding kinesin-like protein KIF22, which gives rise to MPSGAEEILAIQRKQGQAATGAENQAPGWELVTPPDLVARSRENLLERLNEGDAKELQALRGIGEKRAQRILAWRQKHGPFSQVEDLQQVEGMTAGHVASFLKANLLIALGCDPFSLPPPSQ